The Mucilaginibacter sp. PAMB04168 genome contains the following window.
GTACTAAAATCATCAGATGCGCGGTCAGAAAAGCGAGCAATTTTTACATTGAGAAGGGTGTAGCCATGCTCATGCAGCAGCCGGGTAATAGCCATGCCATCACCTCCATTATTACCGGTACCGCAGTATACGGTTATAGACTTCCGCTTATCGGAAAAGTGGTTGATAAACCAGCTTACAAAAGCTTTAGAAGCACGTTCCATCAAGTCAACAGAATTGATGGGCTCATGCGCAATGGTATAAGCATCCGCTTCGCGAATTTGAGGAGCTGTTAATAAGGGTAACATAAGGTAAAAAGCAGATAAATAGACCCTTTGTTTTAAGAAATAAAATCCAAAACAATTCTAATTAAGCCAAACTGATACAAAAATATACTTTCTGTTTAAATAAATTACCAACACTTTGTTGATAATAACTTTCGGCAAAGTATAAACCTTACAGCTCGGAAGTAGTTGTTACTCAACATCTAATTTACAGAAATCATGTCAGAAACTAAGTCAGAAGAACAACATTTAGAAAAAACCATTGAAGCGTTAGAGAACAGTATTGAAAAAGAATCAGCTACTGGCTCTTCAACCAGTATTAACAGCTGGATTAAAACACTTTCAGATCACAAAGGATACCAAACCATTGTACATGATCTGGAAAAGTTAAAAGATGCCATTGCAGACAAGGATGGAAAAAAGGTTTATACTTTACTGGAAAAACTAGGTAATGAAACCGTTAAAGCGGCCGAAAAAGCGGATGGTAAAGAAAATACCGCTATCAAAAAACTGGGCAAAACCCTGCTCAAGGGATCTAAACTGGTAGAAAAATTAGTTGGCAAAGAGTAAGCCTACTATTTGTACAACAAAGGCTGCCATAGCTGGCAGCCTTTGTTTTTTATTTAGAAGCTTTAGCAGGTTCCATTTCCTTTACCAAGAACTGACCGGTGAAGCTTTCTTTAACTTTACACAAACCTTCAGGTGTGCCTTTGAATAAAATCTGGCCGCCGCCGGATCCACCTTCGGGGCCAAGGTCAATCACGTGGTCAACTACTTTAATTACATCCAGGTTGTGTTCAATAACCAATACGGTATTTCCTTTATCAACCAATTGCTGCAGTACACCTAACAGTACGTTAATGTCTTCAAAGTGCAAGCCTGTAGTTGGTTCATCCAATATATAAAAGGTGTTACCCGTATCTTTCTTCGATAACTCGGTAGCTAGCTTAACGCGTTGTGCTTCGCCACCCGAAAGGGTTAACGAAGACTGCCCTAAGGTAATATACCCTAAGCCTACATCATTCAAGGTTCTCACCTTGCGGTAGATAGATGGGATATGTTCAAAAAATGCCGTAGCATCCTCAATGCTCATATCCAATACGTCACTAATGGATTTTCCACGGTAGCGTACTTCGAGCGTTTCGCGATTGTAGCGTTTGCCGCCGCACTCCTCGCAGGGCACCTGCACATCAGGCAAAAAGTTCATTTCGATAACCTTCTGACCGGCACCCTGGCAGGTTTCGCAACGGCCGCCTTTTACGTTGAATGAGAAACGCCCCGGTTTGTAGCCCCTTATCTTCGACTCGGGTAGTTGTACATATAATGCACGAATATCTGAGAAAACACCGGTGTACGTAGCCGGGTTTGAGCGTGGCGTACGACCAATAGGCGTTTGGTCTATTTCAATTACCTTGTCAATGTTCTCTAATCCCTCAATTTTATCGTAAGCCAAAGGTTGCTTTTTAGCCCGGAAGAAATGGTGATTCAGAATTGGATACAACGTCTCTGTGATTAAACTGGATTTACCACTGCCCGATACGCCGGTTATACCAATAAGCTTACCTAACGGAAATTCAACCGTTACCTTTTTGAGATTATGACCGGTAGCTTTTTTAAGCGTCAGCGATTTGCCATTGCCCTTACGGCGGGTTTTCGGAACGGCAATCTCCCGCTCACCGTTCATGTAAGATGTGGTGAGCGTATGCGCGTTCATCAGCTCCTTAGGCGTACCCTCGGCCACTACCTGGCCACCGTGTACACCAGCTGCCGGCCCCATGTCAATTACATAATCTGCCTCCAGTATCATGTCTTTATCATGCTCAACCACTAAAACGGTATTGCCCAGGTCGCGCAGGTTTTTAAGCGCTTTTATAAGGCGGTCATTATCGCGCTGGTGCAGGCCAATACTCGGTTCATCTAAGATGTACATTACATTCATCAACTGTGAGCCAATCTGGGTAGCCAGCCGGATACGCTGCGCTTCACCGCCCGATAGCGTACGTGCCGTACGGTCGAGCGTTAAGTAGCTCAGTCCCACATCCAGTAAAAAGCCAATGCGGGCACGTATCTCTTTGAGTATCTCACGGGCAATTATGTTCTGGCGTTCATTAAGGCGTTCCTCTAAACCGGTAAACCAATCCTGCAGCGTGCGGATATCCATACAGGCCAGCTCAAATATATTCTTCTCATCAACCTTAAAATGCAGCGATTCCTTCTTTAAACGGGCGCCTTCGCAAACCGGGCAGGTTTTCAGCACACGGTAAGCTTCCATATCATCAGATATATCTTCGCTTTTGCGCTCCTGCTGCTCTTCCAGCATGCGGATCAAGCCATCAAACGTTACCTGATAGTTCTGTACATTCCATTTATTGTACTCAACTGCCACGGTAATGATCTCGTGCGAGCCATTTAAGATGATATCCAGCTTCTCGCGCGGAATTTTCTCAATAGGCACCGACAATGAGAACTCATACTTTTTGGCCAAAGCTTTCAGCACATGAAATATCCATGTTTCGCGATACTCTCCTATAGGGGCCAGGCCACCATTGATGATACTCAACTTAGGGTTGGGTATAACCGAAGCCTCATCAACAACAAATATATAACCCAAGCCATCGCACTTATCGCACGCGCCATAAGGCGAGTTAAACGAAAAAGTATTGGGCTGTGGTTCATCGTAAGAGATGCCCGAAACAGGGTCCATCAAAAACTTACTAAAATAGGATACGTTGTTATCCTTATCGGCAATACGGATAATGCCTTTGGCTGTTTTAAGCGCCGCCTGAACCGAAGTATATAAACGCTTGCTGTCTTTTTCGGTTACCACGAGGCGATCCACCACAATATCAATATCGTGTATTTTGTAGCGGTCTACCTGCATTTTGGGTTCCACGTCCACAATAGCACCATCAACATATACTTTTAAAAAGCCTTGTTTGCGTATCTGCTCAAAAAGTTCGCGGTAGTGGCCTTTACGCCCTTTTACCACCGGCGCCAGTATGTTTACGGGTTGGCCGTCAAACTTCTCGGTAATGGTGCGCAGTATCTGGTCTTCGCTCATGCGCTCCATTTTTTGCCCGCTTATGTAGGAGTAGGCCTCGCCGGCACGGGCATAAAGCAAACGCATAAAATCATAGATCTCGGTAATAGTACCTACCGTTGACCGCGGATTTTTACTGGTAGTTTTTTGCTCAATGGCAATAACCGGACTCAGGCCTGATACTTTATCTACATCGGGCCGCTCCATACCGCCCATAAACTGGCGCGAGTAGGCCGAAAACGTTTCCATATAACGGCGCTGCCCCTCGGCATATATGGTATCAAAAGCTAAAGACGATTTGCCGCTGCCGCTCAGGCCGGTAATAACAACCAGTTGGTTGCGCGGAAAAGAAACGTCGATATTTTTTAAATTATGTACCCGGGCCCCGTATACCTCAACTTCACTTTGTTCGCCCAGATCAATTGTTTTTTCGCTCATATTTTGTTTAGCAACAAGTATGTAAACTTGTAAAAGGCCGCTAAGTTTTTAGCCGCCTGTAAATAACTCAGATAGAGGCGCAAATATACGAAAAAGGCCGGCTTGCACAATGCAAGCCGGCCCAATTTGCTCCGTAAATACTAATTTTTTTAGTTGAGTGACAACACTTGCGCAGGCTTTAGATTTGCCCACATGTTGCCGTAGCCGTTCTCGACTGGCTTGTCAATCACTTCTTTCATGGCAACCAGTTTGTATACATACATACTGGTTTCGCGGTTGAGGCGCATGTAAAAATAATTGCCTTTGTTTTTTCGATTAATGGCTTTTTGCACCCTTGGCGAACCAGCATTGTAAGCGGCGGCGGCCAAAGTCCAGCTATTAAATTGAGCATACAGCTCTTTAAGGTATTTGCAGGCCGCAATGGTTGACTTACGTGCGTTTAAGCGATCATCCTTACCATGGCCCACTTTAAGGCCATACTCGCGGGCGGTACCGGGCATAAATTGCCATATACCTGCTGCACCGCGAGGAGAACGGGCTTGTCTTTCAAAACCCGACTCCAGCAAAGGGATATACTTAAAATCTTCGGGTATACCATAAATCTTTAGGATGGGCTCAATTACAGGAAACCATTTTTCGGCTTTGGTCTGTAAATCATCAGTTTTAAGCACATGATGACTATGCTTCCAGATAGAGTACCTGATTTTGCGATTTACTTTCGCATTAGTTAAAGGTAACTCCTCATCGGCAAAGTTTAAGGGAGTAGCGTTTGTACTTTTTTTAAACTCTAAAAAGTTAAAAAGAACAGGACTGTTTTTCAATGGCTTCTTGTCAGGAACACTAAAGACAAAGAGCTTTGAAATGATAAACAGCACACATATTACGGAGCACGTAACTAGGTGTTTTTTAATCATTCAATTAATTTTAGTTCAACAATACAGGTCTAGATGTGTTGGCAAAGATACAAAACCTTACACATAATCAAACACTTAGGCATACTTAGTGTTTGGAGCACTGTTGAAAACTTTTAAAAACACTGGGTTTAAACGGTCGTAAGCCAAGTTTTCGATGTGGAAATTTTTTTTATTAAATGGCAAATTTTCGTACCTTTGCTGCCCGCTTTTAGCGCTTTAACAAAAAAATATGGTGTTCAAAAAACCAGGGAACAGTCGCGACGACAAGTCCAACAAATCAGCCGGTAGGCGTACCGGCAGTGGCGATCAGCCACGCAACAGCTCTTCTCCACGCACCCGTAATGCAAATTCAGGTTTTAAAAAGTCAGACGATGGCAGCGCTCCTAAAAAAAGGTTCGGCAGCGATACTGATAAAAAGCCGTTTTCTGCATCACGCAAACCTTCAACCGGCAGCTATAATGCCGACGACCGGCCTAAAAGGAGCTACGGTGCATCAACCGATAAAAAGCCGTTTGCGCCCCGTGGCAGCAGGCCAGACCGCGAAGGAGGAGACAA
Protein-coding sequences here:
- the uvrA gene encoding excinuclease ABC subunit UvrA, whose amino-acid sequence is MSEKTIDLGEQSEVEVYGARVHNLKNIDVSFPRNQLVVITGLSGSGKSSLAFDTIYAEGQRRYMETFSAYSRQFMGGMERPDVDKVSGLSPVIAIEQKTTSKNPRSTVGTITEIYDFMRLLYARAGEAYSYISGQKMERMSEDQILRTITEKFDGQPVNILAPVVKGRKGHYRELFEQIRKQGFLKVYVDGAIVDVEPKMQVDRYKIHDIDIVVDRLVVTEKDSKRLYTSVQAALKTAKGIIRIADKDNNVSYFSKFLMDPVSGISYDEPQPNTFSFNSPYGACDKCDGLGYIFVVDEASVIPNPKLSIINGGLAPIGEYRETWIFHVLKALAKKYEFSLSVPIEKIPREKLDIILNGSHEIITVAVEYNKWNVQNYQVTFDGLIRMLEEQQERKSEDISDDMEAYRVLKTCPVCEGARLKKESLHFKVDEKNIFELACMDIRTLQDWFTGLEERLNERQNIIAREILKEIRARIGFLLDVGLSYLTLDRTARTLSGGEAQRIRLATQIGSQLMNVMYILDEPSIGLHQRDNDRLIKALKNLRDLGNTVLVVEHDKDMILEADYVIDMGPAAGVHGGQVVAEGTPKELMNAHTLTTSYMNGEREIAVPKTRRKGNGKSLTLKKATGHNLKKVTVEFPLGKLIGITGVSGSGKSSLITETLYPILNHHFFRAKKQPLAYDKIEGLENIDKVIEIDQTPIGRTPRSNPATYTGVFSDIRALYVQLPESKIRGYKPGRFSFNVKGGRCETCQGAGQKVIEMNFLPDVQVPCEECGGKRYNRETLEVRYRGKSISDVLDMSIEDATAFFEHIPSIYRKVRTLNDVGLGYITLGQSSLTLSGGEAQRVKLATELSKKDTGNTFYILDEPTTGLHFEDINVLLGVLQQLVDKGNTVLVIEHNLDVIKVVDHVIDLGPEGGSGGGQILFKGTPEGLCKVKESFTGQFLVKEMEPAKASK
- a CDS encoding lytic transglycosylase domain-containing protein codes for the protein MKNSPVLFNFLEFKKSTNATPLNFADEELPLTNAKVNRKIRYSIWKHSHHVLKTDDLQTKAEKWFPVIEPILKIYGIPEDFKYIPLLESGFERQARSPRGAAGIWQFMPGTAREYGLKVGHGKDDRLNARKSTIAACKYLKELYAQFNSWTLAAAAYNAGSPRVQKAINRKNKGNYFYMRLNRETSMYVYKLVAMKEVIDKPVENGYGNMWANLKPAQVLSLN